From a region of the Dermatophagoides farinae isolate YC_2012a chromosome 3, ASM2471394v1, whole genome shotgun sequence genome:
- the LOC124494774 gene encoding arrestin domain-containing protein 3 isoform X2: MSYPFVSMKHHGHRSNKCSKKKQESEEMKIILEHNDIYLPGQYIRGAIVFNSVGEIPINECSVNLVCMAEVGWTDNPGIKDEGRSFHIKHKLMDVPFELSGNNGAESYYQLGHHEIPFEFYLPDNMNLPSSYQSRFGSIVYYIDVKMGEKIKRRDILVEIPIQKNLWLSVGGTSEKDFGVLSFASGRITMQATLRKKGYFRGEDLIVDYVIDNCSTATVKPRVTLFQTQIYMTGERHKTVESSLTEAVEGDEIGAHTLVDDGNLTVAIPVDIPLSIKSEYITLKYFLHLTLDIPLAIDIHINLPLTITTRAAMENTFDDRRH, from the exons ATGTCTTATccttttgtttcaatgaaacATCATGGCCATCGTTCCAATAAATGTTCGAAAAAGAAGCAAGAATCCGAAGAGATGAAGATAATACTTGAACATAATGATATTTATCTACCTGGTCAATATATACGCGGTGCTATCGTATTCAATTCGGTTGGTGAAATACCTATCAATGAATGTTCAGTAAATCTTGTATGTATGGCTGAAGTTGGCTGGACAGATAATCCTGGAATCAAAGATGAAGGTCGTTCATTTCATATTAAACACAAATTGATGGATGTACCATTTGAATTGAGTGGAAATAATGGTGCTGAATCATACTATCAATTGGGTCATCATGAAATTCCATTTGAATTCTATTTACCTGACAA TATGAATTTACCATCATCGTATCAGAGTCGTTTTGGATCGATTGTTTACTATATCGATGTAAAAATgggtgaaaaaattaaacgacGAGATATATTGGTTGAGATACCAATACAGAAAAATCTATGGCTATCGGTTGGTGGTACATCGGAAAAAGATTTTGGTGTTTTATCATTCGCTTCTGGTCGGATTACCATGCAAGCTACATTGCGAAAAAAAGGATATTTCCGAG gAGAAGATTTAATCGTTGATTATGTCATTGATAATTGTTCGACGGCAACTGTAAAACCAAGGGTTACATTATTCCAGACACAAATCTATATGACAGGTGAACGACATAAAACCGTTGAAAGTTCTTTGACCGAAGCGGTTGAAGGTGATGAAATCGGTGCACATACTTTAGTCGATGATGGTAATCTTACCGTTGCAATACCAGTCGATATACCATTATCAATTAAATCCGAATACATtacattgaaatattttttacatCTTACATTGGATATACCATTGGCTATTGATATACACATCAATCTACCACTCACTATAACAACCAGAGCTGCAATGGAAAACACTTTTGATGATCGTCGACATTAA
- the LOC124494774 gene encoding arrestin domain-containing protein 3 isoform X1, translating to MSYPFVSMKHHGHRSNKCSKKKQESEEMKIILEHNDIYLPGQYIRGAIVFNSVGEIPINECSVNLVCMAEVGWTDNPGIKDEGRSFHIKHKLMDVPFELSGNNGAESYYQLGHHEIPFEFYLPDNMNLPSSYQSRFGSIVYYIDVKMGEKIKRRDILVEIPIQKNLWLSVGGTSEKDFGVLSFASGRITMQATLRKKGYFRGMDFSFSNNYRNSIQFVFFLSGEDLIVDYVIDNCSTATVKPRVTLFQTQIYMTGERHKTVESSLTEAVEGDEIGAHTLVDDGNLTVAIPVDIPLSIKSEYITLKYFLHLTLDIPLAIDIHINLPLTITTRAAMENTFDDRRH from the exons ATGTCTTATccttttgtttcaatgaaacATCATGGCCATCGTTCCAATAAATGTTCGAAAAAGAAGCAAGAATCCGAAGAGATGAAGATAATACTTGAACATAATGATATTTATCTACCTGGTCAATATATACGCGGTGCTATCGTATTCAATTCGGTTGGTGAAATACCTATCAATGAATGTTCAGTAAATCTTGTATGTATGGCTGAAGTTGGCTGGACAGATAATCCTGGAATCAAAGATGAAGGTCGTTCATTTCATATTAAACACAAATTGATGGATGTACCATTTGAATTGAGTGGAAATAATGGTGCTGAATCATACTATCAATTGGGTCATCATGAAATTCCATTTGAATTCTATTTACCTGACAA TATGAATTTACCATCATCGTATCAGAGTCGTTTTGGATCGATTGTTTACTATATCGATGTAAAAATgggtgaaaaaattaaacgacGAGATATATTGGTTGAGATACCAATACAGAAAAATCTATGGCTATCGGTTGGTGGTACATCGGAAAAAGATTTTGGTGTTTTATCATTCGCTTCTGGTCGGATTACCATGCAAGCTACATTGCGAAAAAAAGGATATTTCCGAGGTatggatttttcattttcaaataattatcggaattcaattcaatttgttttttttctttcaggAGAAGATTTAATCGTTGATTATGTCATTGATAATTGTTCGACGGCAACTGTAAAACCAAGGGTTACATTATTCCAGACACAAATCTATATGACAGGTGAACGACATAAAACCGTTGAAAGTTCTTTGACCGAAGCGGTTGAAGGTGATGAAATCGGTGCACATACTTTAGTCGATGATGGTAATCTTACCGTTGCAATACCAGTCGATATACCATTATCAATTAAATCCGAATACATtacattgaaatattttttacatCTTACATTGGATATACCATTGGCTATTGATATACACATCAATCTACCACTCACTATAACAACCAGAGCTGCAATGGAAAACACTTTTGATGATCGTCGACATTAA
- the LOC124494771 gene encoding arrestin domain-containing protein 3, with protein MFSGNLFDDDDDDVDDEEQVEEEELTRINRRQNRRIILVWLDNDTRRMARSKDPRPLYFGNEEIVGHLSIEIQGGRPVRQVKVMLTNLVQIRWCNQPQTRRPSNVMSSVPEKRRKSIFADYFSSPIIDEKQLFFYRHKVIELDLLSPERKLTDGKHEIPFRFQLPKSDLPSSMKSCHGLIKYTIEAFTIDDDHKGHESRGEKEILLLVPNLDLRQVERKITQTFITNDGNSIDISVMLDRKIYQPGEMLSFSLSIRNESDSPMECLVAMYQRQTLINSENSDQVKEHIYDKCLNDSPNRDDNDEMSQAVMIPIDANSQVQDEPIQMRLPYNLVLTLDSALITIRYYVLITINNIPDNNDQSMEVPFLVSLTNNHYGQRIDPTQQRMGVNNPILQRQISR; from the exons ATGTTTTCTGGTAatctttttgatgatgatgatgatgatgttgatgatgaagaacaaGTGGAAGAGGAAGAATTGACCCGTATTAATCGTCGTCAAAATCGTCGAATCATACTTGTATGGTTAGATAACGATACAAGACGTATGGCCCGATCGAAAGATCCACGTCCACTTTATTTTGGAAATGAAGAGATTGTTGGTCATCTATCGATTGAAATACAAGGCGGTAGACCGGTTCGCCAGGTAAAAGTAATGCTCACTAATCTGGTACAGATTCGTTGGTGTAATCAACCACAAACACGACGACCATCAAACGTAATGTCATCTGTTCCAGAAAAACGTCGCAAAAGCATCTTTGCCGATTATTTTAGCAGCCCGATAATTGACGAAAAACAACTGTTTTTCTATCGACATAAAGTGATTGAATTGGATCTTTTAAGTCCAG aaagaaaattgacGGATGGTAAGCACGAAATTCCATTCCGATTTCAATTGCCAAAATC AGATCTACCATCGAGTATGAAAAGCTGTCATGGATTAATCAAATATACGATCGAAGCAttcaccattgatgatgatcacaaagGCCATGAAAGCCGTGGTGAAAAAGAGATTCTGTTGCTGGTACCCAATCTTGATCTG CGGCAAGTTGAACGTAAAATAACACAGACATTTATCACGAACGATGGCAACAGTATCGATATTTCGGTCATGTTGGATCGTAAAATTTATCAACCTGGGGAGATGCTTTCGTTTTCTTTATCGATTCGTAATGAAAGTGATTCACCGATGGAATGTTTAGTAGCAATGTATCAACGTCAAACCCTTATAAATAGTGAAAATAGTGATCAGGTGAAAGAACATATTTACGATAAATGCCTTAATGATTCACCAAatcgtgatgataatgatgaaatgagcCAAGCAGTTATGATACCGATCGATGCCAATAGCCAAGTACAAGATGAACCAATTCAGATGCGTTTACCATACAATCTGGTTTTAACCCTTGATTCTGCATTGATAACCATTCGATACTATGTTTTGATTACTATCAACAACATTCCCGATAACAATGACCAATCAATGGAGGTTCCTTTCTTGGTTTCACTCACTAACAATCATTATGGTCAACGAATCGATCCCACTCAGCAACGTATGGGTGTCAACAATCCCATATTACAGAGACAAATTTCacgttaa
- the LOC124494774 gene encoding arrestin domain-containing protein 3 isoform X4: protein MKIILEHNDIYLPGQYIRGAIVFNSVGEIPINECSVNLVCMAEVGWTDNPGIKDEGRSFHIKHKLMDVPFELSGNNGAESYYQLGHHEIPFEFYLPDNMNLPSSYQSRFGSIVYYIDVKMGEKIKRRDILVEIPIQKNLWLSVGGTSEKDFGVLSFASGRITMQATLRKKGYFRGEDLIVDYVIDNCSTATVKPRVTLFQTQIYMTGERHKTVESSLTEAVEGDEIGAHTLVDDGNLTVAIPVDIPLSIKSEYITLKYFLHLTLDIPLAIDIHINLPLTITTRAAMENTFDDRRH from the exons ATGAAGATAATACTTGAACATAATGATATTTATCTACCTGGTCAATATATACGCGGTGCTATCGTATTCAATTCGGTTGGTGAAATACCTATCAATGAATGTTCAGTAAATCTTGTATGTATGGCTGAAGTTGGCTGGACAGATAATCCTGGAATCAAAGATGAAGGTCGTTCATTTCATATTAAACACAAATTGATGGATGTACCATTTGAATTGAGTGGAAATAATGGTGCTGAATCATACTATCAATTGGGTCATCATGAAATTCCATTTGAATTCTATTTACCTGACAA TATGAATTTACCATCATCGTATCAGAGTCGTTTTGGATCGATTGTTTACTATATCGATGTAAAAATgggtgaaaaaattaaacgacGAGATATATTGGTTGAGATACCAATACAGAAAAATCTATGGCTATCGGTTGGTGGTACATCGGAAAAAGATTTTGGTGTTTTATCATTCGCTTCTGGTCGGATTACCATGCAAGCTACATTGCGAAAAAAAGGATATTTCCGAG gAGAAGATTTAATCGTTGATTATGTCATTGATAATTGTTCGACGGCAACTGTAAAACCAAGGGTTACATTATTCCAGACACAAATCTATATGACAGGTGAACGACATAAAACCGTTGAAAGTTCTTTGACCGAAGCGGTTGAAGGTGATGAAATCGGTGCACATACTTTAGTCGATGATGGTAATCTTACCGTTGCAATACCAGTCGATATACCATTATCAATTAAATCCGAATACATtacattgaaatattttttacatCTTACATTGGATATACCATTGGCTATTGATATACACATCAATCTACCACTCACTATAACAACCAGAGCTGCAATGGAAAACACTTTTGATGATCGTCGACATTAA
- the Sod1 gene encoding superoxide dismutase 1, with the protein MVKAVVVLKGEPNVTGTIFFEQQDNGPVKVNGTVQGLKSGLHGFHVHEFGDNTNGCTSAGAHYNPFNKTHGAPADEERHVGDLGNVEANDAGIANVAIEDSLISLTGERSIVGRSLVVHADPDDLGRGGHELSKTTGNAGGRLACGVIGVTK; encoded by the exons ATGGTGAAAGCAGTAGTTGTATTGAAAGGTGAACCGAATGTCACTGGTACTATTTTCTTCGAACAACAG GATAATGGCCCGGTAAAAGTGAACGGAACCGTTCAAGGATTAAAATCTGGTTTACATGGATTTCATG TGCATGAATTTGGCGACAACACTAATGGCTGTACATCGGCTGGAGCACATTATAATCCATTCAATAAGACACATGGTGCACCTGCCGATGAAGAACGTCATGTTGGTGATTTAGGCAATGTTGAAGCCAATGACGCAGGCATAGCTAATGTTGCCATTGAAGATTCGCTTATCAGTTTGACTGGAGAAAGATCAATTGTTGGACGTTCATTGGTCGTACATGCTGATCCCGATGATTTGGGACGTGGTGGCCATGAATTGAGCAAAACAACCGGTAATGCTGGTGGACGTCTTGCTTGTGGTGTGATTGGTGttacaaaataa
- the LOC124494767 gene encoding LOW QUALITY PROTEIN: inactive phospholipase C-like protein 1 (The sequence of the model RefSeq protein was modified relative to this genomic sequence to represent the inferred CDS: deleted 2 bases in 2 codons) yields the protein MTSNNNNNNNIPSTELMGIELTNDGQHHCVKNQKSSFSNEQWSMANDQRFYGRIVLTLIYEKYEIPILKYWGIRELARFFKYEHYEQISKEQCRKILLQLSTNGRTLTLDHFFSLLHMPRFNMANPIHQSECHSMNKSLINYYVATCPILSLKSNDQIESNILAKYDCLLYKCRCFQLKLDWNKNQIGVLVNRSNLEMIGVNLKTLLKHMVDYGFNENPWPILLVLDCKNLILSNRMNELIETLNNTLPTRRMFNESKTAQTMFGYKFCFVKNSNQITWPSLQSLCRKFIVIIKHSDSMSTVFMTVDNNNLDWNNTIARQHHDDQSNIVRLTNDQYCVLSLDSKRIIDSIERDKDGYSDDSLSTLTSKAFTWTNQQSSSCRSIDLIRMGIQCIPYKTDIDDDDVDTQVARSFFDSMNGSCGYILKPNSLRHGQMYSIGVSEDRSLPGEPSTGPTRFILTIYCIEDLMQFDSFINPMRCQVVVQIMGHHEDSFRYVTPTCSTQGQIPFWNEQIRPVIRLPNFTFIRFEVYNCYRLVAHRTLPFKAMMRGTRFITLNGIDGNNNGKLFVHSNFKKIASCWSPDFHANGQQQHHHPKQKHFIDCSDIAFIDEDNDDYDQD from the exons ATgaccagcaacaacaacaacaacaacaacattcccAGCACTGAACT CATGGGAATTGAATTAACCAACGATGGACAACATCATTGtgtcaaaaatcaaaaatcatcattctcaaaTGAACAATGGTCAATGGCTAATGATCAACGATTCTATGGAAGAATAGTTTTGACATTAATTTATGAAAA ATACGAAATTCCTATCTTAAAATATTGGGGAATAAGAGAATTGGCCAGATTCTTCAAATATGAAcattat GAACAAATATCAAAAGAACAATGTCGTAAAATATTACttcaattatcaacaaatggAAGAACTTTAACattggatcatttttttagcTTATTACATATGCCACGATTCAATATGGCTAATCCAATACATCAGTCGGAATGTCATAGTATGaataaatcattgatcaattattatgTGGCCACTTGTccaattttatcattgaaatccAATGATCAGATTGAATCAAACATATTGGCCAAATACGATTGTCTGTTGTACAAATGTCGATGTTTTCAAT TGAAACTTGattggaataaaaatcaaatcggtGTACTTGTGAATCGCTCGAATCTAGAAATGATTGGAGTCAACCTAAAAACTTTACTCAAACACATGGTTGATTATGGATTCAATGAGAATCCTTGGCCCATTCTATTGGTATTGGATTGTAAAAATCTGATTCTTAGTAACCGGATGAATGAGCTTATTGAAACACTAAACAATACACTGCCCACTCGACGAATGTTCAACGAATCGAAAACAGCTCAAACCATGTTTGGgtataaattttgtttcgtgaaaaattccaatcaaaTCACTTGGCCttcattacaatcattgTGTCGAAAATTCATTGTAATCATTAAACATTCCGATTCGATGAGCACAGTGTTCATGACtgttgacaacaacaatctagATTGGAACAACACCATTGCTCGAcaacatcatgatgatcaatcgaaCATCGTACGATTGACAAACGATCAATATTGTGTTCTTTCTCTCGATTCAAAACGTATtatcgattcgattgaaCGAGATAAAGATGGTTATTCGGATGATTCATTATCGACATTGACTAGTAAAGCATTCACTTGGACCAATCaacagtcatcatcatgtcgtTCGATAGATTTGATTCGTATGGGCATTCAATGTATACCATACAAGAcagatattgatgatgatgacgttgaTACACAAGTGGCTCGatca tttttcgattcaatgaatggatCATGTGGTTATATACTCAAACCAAATTCATTACGACATGGTCAAATGTATTCTATTGGTGTAAGCGAAGATCGTTCACTACCTGGAGAACCATCAACTGGTCCAACTCGATTCATATTGACAATATATTGTATTGAAGATTTAAtgcaatttgattcatttataaatCCAATGAGATGTCAAGTGGTCGTACAGATAATGGGCCATCATGAAGACAGTTTTCGTTACGTAACCCCAACATGCTCCACTCAAG GACAAATACCATTTTGGAATGAACAGATTCGACCGGTTATTCGATTACCTAATTTTACATTCATACGTTTTGAAGTGTACAATTGTTATCGATTAGTCGCTCATCGAACATTACCATTCAAAGCAATGATGCGTGGAACTCGATTCATTACCTTGAATGGGATTGATGGCAATAACAATGGAAAGCTATTTGTTCATagtaatttcaaaaaaattgcatcTTGTTGGTCACCAGAT TTCCATGCTAATGGCCAGcaacagcatcatcatccaaaacaaaaacattttatcgATTGTTCAGATATCGCTTTCATTGATGAAGACAATGACGACTATGATCAAGACTAG
- the LOC124494774 gene encoding arrestin domain-containing protein 3 isoform X3 yields the protein MKIILEHNDIYLPGQYIRGAIVFNSVGEIPINECSVNLVCMAEVGWTDNPGIKDEGRSFHIKHKLMDVPFELSGNNGAESYYQLGHHEIPFEFYLPDNMNLPSSYQSRFGSIVYYIDVKMGEKIKRRDILVEIPIQKNLWLSVGGTSEKDFGVLSFASGRITMQATLRKKGYFRGMDFSFSNNYRNSIQFVFFLSGEDLIVDYVIDNCSTATVKPRVTLFQTQIYMTGERHKTVESSLTEAVEGDEIGAHTLVDDGNLTVAIPVDIPLSIKSEYITLKYFLHLTLDIPLAIDIHINLPLTITTRAAMENTFDDRRH from the exons ATGAAGATAATACTTGAACATAATGATATTTATCTACCTGGTCAATATATACGCGGTGCTATCGTATTCAATTCGGTTGGTGAAATACCTATCAATGAATGTTCAGTAAATCTTGTATGTATGGCTGAAGTTGGCTGGACAGATAATCCTGGAATCAAAGATGAAGGTCGTTCATTTCATATTAAACACAAATTGATGGATGTACCATTTGAATTGAGTGGAAATAATGGTGCTGAATCATACTATCAATTGGGTCATCATGAAATTCCATTTGAATTCTATTTACCTGACAA TATGAATTTACCATCATCGTATCAGAGTCGTTTTGGATCGATTGTTTACTATATCGATGTAAAAATgggtgaaaaaattaaacgacGAGATATATTGGTTGAGATACCAATACAGAAAAATCTATGGCTATCGGTTGGTGGTACATCGGAAAAAGATTTTGGTGTTTTATCATTCGCTTCTGGTCGGATTACCATGCAAGCTACATTGCGAAAAAAAGGATATTTCCGAGGTatggatttttcattttcaaataattatcggaattcaattcaatttgttttttttctttcaggAGAAGATTTAATCGTTGATTATGTCATTGATAATTGTTCGACGGCAACTGTAAAACCAAGGGTTACATTATTCCAGACACAAATCTATATGACAGGTGAACGACATAAAACCGTTGAAAGTTCTTTGACCGAAGCGGTTGAAGGTGATGAAATCGGTGCACATACTTTAGTCGATGATGGTAATCTTACCGTTGCAATACCAGTCGATATACCATTATCAATTAAATCCGAATACATtacattgaaatattttttacatCTTACATTGGATATACCATTGGCTATTGATATACACATCAATCTACCACTCACTATAACAACCAGAGCTGCAATGGAAAACACTTTTGATGATCGTCGACATTAA